The Chryseobacterium indologenes genomic sequence TTTGAATCACTCCATCCAGTAGAAGGTCTACTTCAATGATATCCTTAGTAATTCCTCGTTTTAAAAGTCGAATCTGAAAATCTCTATTCTTATAGGTGATCCTAAAAATCTGTCCTGAATTAGCGTCAAATTTTGAATTAATTGTATCTTCCATAGTTATGAAACTTGAAATTAAAAAAATGAAAGTTAAAAATCCAATTTATCGTACTATTTTTTTCTAATTTCAAATAGAAATTTTAGTATATTCCTGATATTAAAAAGCCTTTATTAATGCCTTATAAATATTCAGATGAACAGCGAATAGAATGGTTAAGAAGCCTAAATCCAAAATTTGATGATCAAAATTGGCACGATGACGTCGTAGTCCATTTCAGCCATATCAAAAACTTTGATTTTTTTATATCTGCCGGAACGTTTAGGGAAAAAATAGATCCCAGTAAAATTTGTGGGATTGATTACTCCTATGGCTACAATTGTGTAATGTATAAACCAAAAGACTGGCGATATTATTGGCTACAGTTTTTTACTGATTTGCGCAGGTTGGATCGTGTTATTGACAATTTTCCAACCAAAGAAACGGTGATTGAACATATTCATAATGCAAAAGAAGCGAAAACTGTCGTTCAGTACGGCAACCATTACTTTACAATAGGCGGACAACATCGATTATGCCTTGCAAAATTTTTAGAAGTTCCCGAAATTGAGGTAGACGTAATAAAATATGTTTTTGACCGAGTCCATTTCGCTCACGAGATGCGTTTTCAAAGAACTATTCCTGCTCTGCAGGAATTAGGATTTCTATCACTTGATTATCATTCTGATCTCCATTACGATTTTTTTATCATCGAATTTGCTGGCGAGTATGTCTCCGTAAAAAAAAGATATGCACATTATATATTGAAAAGATATACGACCTTAAAAAAGATGCCATTGAAAGGATTTCTAAATTATGTAAAAGCTATGGACGCAAATTATTATGACAAGAAGAGGATTGATGAAGATGTCAAGCTTTATATCTTGGATGCCTACTTGTTAAAGCACCTTAAAACACGTAAAAAGTTAATTGATGTTTACGTAAATAACCAATAAAAAATATATTAATCATGCTTCAAAAAACGCACAAGATTAGTTTCCATTATTACGACACGGGAGGTGGTGATGCAATCCACATTAGATTTTTAGGAGAAGATTCGAACTGGCACAATATACTAATTGATGGAGGTTACGCTCGTGAATATAAAAATGCTTTTGCTCAACTTATTAAAGAAATTTTAGCTGCTGATGAAATCGTTGATTATTGGATAATCAGTCATATTGACAGAGATCATATCGGTTCAGTTTTAGGTTTCCTGCAGGATAAAACCATAAAAGATAAGTCCAAGGCTGTTAAGGGATTTATATTTAACAGTACCTCCGAACCTATCCAAATACCCCGTGAGAAAATTTCAGTCCGTGATGGCATAACATTGAGAGAATATATCAAAAAGAGTTATTTTCAAACTGAAACGTCTATTAATACGGAAACAAATCCAATTGAAGTTTTTGGCCTGAAAATGACGATACTTTCGCCTACGCCTGAAAAGCAAAAAAAAGCGGAAGATTTATGGACCGAGGAAGAGCGGACAATGAAAATTGGAAGAAAAGCTTCACAGTCAGACCATGCGAAAACTATAGCTGAACTTAAAGACCTTCCGTTTCATCAAGATAAGGATGAGGTAAATGGCAGTTCTATCGCTACCCTTGTTGAATTTGGCGACATTACGGCTTTACTTTTAGCAGATAGCCATCCCTCAGATATTGAAGATAGTCTTTCTGCCTTGCGGTACAGTTCAACAAATCCCATTCCGCTCTCCTTTATGCAATTATCTCATCATGGAAGCAAAGCAAACACTAGTATTGAGTTATTAGAAATGGTCAAGACAGAAAATTTTGTTGTAACCGGTAACGGAATCCATAATCAACATCCAGACAAAGAAGCATTGGTAAGGCTATTAGAATATGGAAAGAAAAACGAAATAAAAATTAAAATTCATTATTCCTGTGACACAAAGGAATTGAGAGATCTATTTAAAATTGATGCAAAGATAGAAACGTGTTACGAATTTGAAACTACCTATAAAGAGATTGGTCCCGAAAACGAACTATTTTTATTTGAAGAAATCACTGACAATATATGAATCTAAAGTTACCCCAGCTTTCTACCATCAGAATTCAATGCAATGAAGACATTGGGACCGCAGTTATATACTTTCCAGATGCTGATACTGATTATGTATATATTTTAACCGCTAAACATTGCTTAGTTGGAGAAAAGTTTAACAAAACATATTCTAAAGAAGGAATACTACTGGATCAAATTTTTAATGATGAGTCTTTGACCTATCATTCATATGTTCTTTCAGATACTGCAGTCGTGATAACCTCTGTAAATAATGAAGAAGATCTGGCCTTAATTATTGTACCTGCGAATGATATAGTAGCGCTAACCGGAAAAAGGTTTTTCAGTCAGGTTATTGATGCGGATGATACTATCCAAGAATATACAGTTAGGGGATTCGCAAATTTTAATGATCAAAAAGACGACCAGCCTTTTTCGCTTAAATTTCTTGAAAATAAAAAGCATAATCCGAATATTTTTACATTGCATCATGAAGGATCACTAGATACTTTTTATCAACAGGCCATGTCAAATGTAGCTGGTCTTTCAGGATCAGGAGCATATGCCGATCTGTTCGGAAATCTCTATTTTGTAGGAATAATTCATACTTACGTAGATGGAAATACATTTATAGCAACGAAGGTTTTAGCTTATAATAACCTCATTGATCCTAACAAATTCAAACTCATCGAAGAATTGAAACCCGAAACTAATCCTGAAATATTGGATAGTTATGGGAAAATGGATAAAAATAGAGAAATAATTAATTTGAGAACTAGGGAGACAGTTGGTTCATTCACTGTTCATCGTGACACATCCCTTTTGATTCGTGCTATTAAAGAAAATAATCTTGTCGTTATCCATGGAAAGCCCGGTGTAGGAAAATCAGCTCTGGCGAAAGCCGTCGTGAAAGAATTAAAATCCGAAGGTGATTACACTGTCATTACGCTTACTCCAGAAAATCTCTACTGTAATACCTTAGATGAAGCGATGAAGAGTGCCGGATATAATGCGACAATCCAACAAATTGTCGGTAGTCCTTTATCCGCACGAAATGTTTTGATTTGGATTGAAAGTTTTGAAAAATTAATAGAATCCGAATTTTCGGGGGCATTTAATGAATTGCTCCAAATTATGAAATCAAATTCGCGCATAATTCTTTTAATAACAGTTAGGGAATATTTATTACAGAGGTTTCGCATTCATTTTTATTTTGAGCTTCCAAAAAATAATACATATTTAGAAGTCAATGATTTTAATGATGGAGAGATACAACTAGTTCAGGATGCCATCCCCCAACTTAAAACATTACTTGAAAACCCAAAAATCAAACATTTACTTCATAACCCCTATTATCTTGACAAGGCAGTTCGTATTATTCCTTTCCTGGAAAGTGAGCAACAATTAGATGAAATAAAATTTAAGAAGTTGATGTGGCAGCACATAGTAGAGAATGGAAATACCGCCAGAGGAGCTGTTTTTTACGAAATTTGTGTAAAAAGATCACGAGAAATGTGCCTCTTCACCGACTTTCCAGGAAGCGAAGACACGATTTCTCAACTTTTGAGGGACAATATTATACAACAGAACGATATCGGAATAAATCCTGAATATAGTCCCTCACACGATATTTTAGAGGATTGGGCGCTGATAAGATTTATTTCAGAGCAAAAAAAGCTGATGCCAGACAGTAGAACTTTCTTAGAATCCATGGAAAATAACCCTGCAATAAAAAGAGCATTTCGGTTGTGGATGGAAGAGTTCTACCTTACTGAGCCGGTCAAATCGGTAAGTTTCGTTCATGAACTTTTGCAAGATAGCTTATTGTCGCAATCATGGAAAGACGAACTTTTAGTTGTATCACTCCGTTCCAGGAATGCTGCAATACTTTTAGATGCACTAAAAGATAATCTTCTTAACAACGAAGGGCGATTCCTGAAACAGATAATGTTTTTACTCCAGATCGGATGTAAACGTATCGACCCGGCCAAACAAAGTTTAGATCAGTTATTGCCAACAGGTTCCGGATGGGACTATATTATTGACTTTATTTGGGATAATTATGCTACAATTTCATCGTTCAAAATCGATACCGAATACATAGCACTTATTGAGGCGTGGTCGAAACAACTACCTGACTTCAATCCTCAAATAATCCCATCATGTGCCAAAAGTGTTGCCAACTTTTTGGAAGACTTCGTTCATCGAGTTCAGAAAGCATTTATTGGAGCGGTAAAATATGATTCAGTGAGCTCGGTATTAGAGCCCTATGTAAAAATAATCTTTCAACTGACCGCTTCGGACCCTTCGTTAGTTGAAAACTTAATACAGGCTGCTAAAAACCCACATGTTGGAAATGAGCGATGGAATAATATCCAATTTTTAAATCAAATTCGAAAATGTATTACTGAAGGCGTCATGGCTGACCAAATATGCCGTTTTTTCCCACATGATGTATTGGAGATTGCGAGGGAAGATTGGTTAAATAAAGAAGAAGATAGAAGACCACCTTATACTCCTATCCATTTTCGTAGGTCCGATGCAAGGGATTTCGGTTTGAGCCGACGATTTAATACCGAACATGGTTTTCCAAGTGCCTATCACACATTTTTTTATTGGATGTTTCTCTATCATCCAGATAAAGCATTAGATTTCATTATCATTTTTTTAAATGCTGCGTTTGAAAAAAACCAAAGCGTTTTAAAATCGCAAGGTGAGGATATTGAAGATATTACCGTAAGCTTCCACGATGGCACTTCGAAGTCTTATTATGGGACCTATGACTATTGGTCTATGTATCGAAGTAAAAGATCTGAAAACCGGCATATCGCCTCCTTATTAATGGCTCTTGAAGCTGGACTTTTAGACTTAATTGGGGAAACAACAGATCAACAATTAAAAGGGTACCTTCAAAAAATTATCAAAGAATCTAACAATGTTGCATTTCTGGGAATTACGATAAGTGTAATACAAGCACATCCTGAACTTTTAGATGAAAATTCGGTTTGTTTATTAGGTATACCAATTTTTTTCTGGTGGGAATCAAGCCGATGGATGTCAGAATTATATACTAATGAAGTATTCAATGATGATGAATACGAGAAAAATGAAAGAACCAAGTCCAATTCAAAAGTTCACCGGCGAAAATACTATCAGGGCCTCGTAGGTTTTGTTTTTGATTATATGTTTATCTATCGGACCCATAATGATCTATTATATAAGGAAATTGATAAAATGTGGGAACAGGCTCCAGCTGAGGAATTTCAATGGAGAAAGTTTCTATTTGATATGGATGCCCGTAAATACCAATTTATACCAGTTGAATATAACGGTAAAAAAATGCTCCAGATTCAACCAGCCTATGATGAGGAAGTTCGAAAAAATGTGACAGAAACTAATGATCTTGACACAATACCAGCTGTTAATGTTATCTGGGCAAAAGATGCGTATGACAATAAACCTATTGATGATCACCATTACGAAAAGTGGCGAGAAGGATATGATTATATTCAACAATCAAAGGGTCACTTTGATTTTATGACTTCGAAAACTCTGATGGCATCATTAGGTTTACGCGATTTTTTTACAGAAATGGACGAGGAGCAATTAGTATGGTGCCGGAAAATAATCATGGACTTTGCAGAAAAAAATCTGATGGGCCAAGAATCTATGGATATGTATCTTGACGTTTTTGGTAAGCAGGCGGCTCTTACTGGTCTTTCATATAATATTAATTACGGAACAGACGAAAAAACTATACTGAAAATAAAGGAATTAATTTTTCGATTGCTTATAAGTGGATTGGACGAACAGGAACGAATTGCGCTTCAAGCTGGGATAGCACATCAACTCGTAAAAGATGATCCTGATTTTGTATTAAATTGCTGGTATGGCCTGTTATCCTTCATAGAATACAAAAAAGAAATGAATTCTATTGAACAACGCCGCAGGGATGCTATGTGGATGTACGGGGGAGGAAACGGAAAATGAGAATACAGATGTTGTAAAGGAGGAAGAATTTGTGGATCATTTAACAACAGTGGTTCTTAATGGCAGTATTGAAAAACCTGCAAAACTATCATTCACTCTTGATATGCCCACTCACTGGCTTCTTGATGATGCTCTGCGCATTATACCTTGGACAACGACAGTTGCGGAACAACATAACATGGTACAAGAAGTTCTTAAACTTCACCTGGAATTTTTAGGAGACAAAAAATCTTGGAGCAAGTCTGATTTTTTTGAAAGTAGACATGCATTCACGTTCTTCTATCCAAGATTTTTACTTTCACAATCCGTTGAAATTTCAAAGCCTCTTTTTAAGGAATTATTGAATCTTACCATAACTGAAGACAAAAAGCTAAATACCACTGATGTAACAAATTATTTGTATCGGCTCCTCAAAGAATTTATCCGGTCTGTTGCAAATGGCTCACCTAAAGATAATTTTTGGGCACTCTGGGATGTTTTACGAGAGTGGACACTTGAGAATGAAACAACGGTTTACATACCGCTCTTTTTTATGGATCTTGATTGGACTGCGGAATCGGAAAATTGGCATGTGCTTGAAGGAAAAAGCCTTTATTATAAAGAGTTTATTACCAAATATGGATTTAACAAAATAAACGAGTGCATCAAATTTTTGAGTGGTGTGGCTTTTCAGCAGTTTATGCCGGAATCTTTAAGTTGGGTGGCCTTGATGCTTAAAAGCCAAAATGCTTACGAAGTGAATAGGAAGCTATTGGAAAACTTCGCTGAGAAAGCTTTTTACAAATATGGAAACGACATAAAAACTAACAAAGAATTGCTGGCTGATTATCTCTTTATCTTGGATTTTCTAATAACTATCATTTCCCCAAAAGCATACATGTTGAAAGATGAATTAATACAGTACAAATAAAAATATGAAAATAGAAATCATTGTAAAAAATATCAAAGACGCCATAAATGTTCTACTTGAAAAAGAAACTGGTAATCTAGCAAGAGGTCTTAATGAACTTAATATTTCTACTCATCTGGCCTTTTATTTAAAGCCTTTTTTCCCCCAGTTCGACGTTGATCCCGAATATAATGGTGACATAGATAAGCCAAATGATAGGAAGGCGCTGGATATAGCAGAAAATCGCATGATGGAAATAGGTTTTAAACCAAATGAAAATGATAATTACAAAATAAGTCCTGACATCATTATTCATCGAAGGCAGACAAACGACCATAACTTAGTTGTAATCGAAGTAAAAAAGGACAGCCATACAAGAAAACATAAAGAATTTGACCTGATTAAACTTGAACACCTAACCATTGATTTTCTTGGTAATCATTACAATTACAAATTAGGTATAGCAATAATTTTTGGAACTAAAAAGAATACGGGCAAATACGATATTCGTTTTTTCCAAAACGGCAGGGAATTCCTGGAAGAAAACATAGTTTAGTACTTATAATCTATGTATTTTAATAATTGCATCACTGAATAGTCTATTTTCATAATGTATTCGTCTTCGCCGCCGTAGTCTCGTAGAAATCGGTCAGAAAAACCGTATCCGCCATTAGCTTTTGCTTTTTTTAATACATCGCTAAGGGGGTAAAAGGTATTTCTGTATTTCCCTTTATTGATTTCCAATGATGGCAGACAATCTTTTGTATCGCATATAATCCAATAGCCTTTTCGCTCACCGAATCTTACAGCCGAATATGCCGTATTTGTAAAGCTCGCAATGTATTCTGCTTTAGATCTACGGGGAATGCTTCTGATCAGTATAGGTTTCGTCTTTGGGATGAAATTTCTTAATACAATTTCCCATACGTCATAATAAGCCTTAAATTTTTCACTTCGGTCCGTATAGACCCAGTTACAGATAAAGGTTATTGTATCGGCTGAAGGTATGATATCTTTCTCAAAAATATCAATTAGGTTTTGAGCTATTTCTTGCTTTTTGGAAGTTGTTAGGCGATAATAATCCTTCATGATTGCTTTATTTTTTTGGGAGAAAAGGGTAAATTAATTATTGTATTTAATGTAGCGCTCTAAAGCGCTTTGATATGCGAGAGAATCTATAATTCTGTCGCTCGGAAGACTTGCAAGATACATTTCCAAAAGATCTTCCGTCGCATTATCATACTTCACTCCAATTACACTTCCAAGGAAAACAAAAAGAAAATTTTGACCAAAATAAGTATATGCTGCAGATTGGTATATTCCTCCACAACCTTGTTGTTTTTTATTATTTGATTCAAATGCTGGGATTAAATTCGCAAAATATTTGTTAAAAAGAGCTCGTAATTGCTTTTTATTTTCAATCGCAAAAGCGGGATATAAATCTTCAAAAAGCTGATACCTAATGTTGATAAACTCTCTCCTGAATAATGGATTTTCGTCTTTAACGACATCAATTCTAGCATCAGTGATGGTTTTCCAATCAGAATATCGGTCAAGTCTAACCTTGTCAATATTTGCTCTTTCTGCTGCTTTAAGCCTTTCAATACCGTAATAAGCGAGTATGATTGTGATTGTTGCGGCAAACAATCCATTAAATTTGCTGAATTGATTAATGTAAAAACTCATACCATCAGGTGAAAAGTCGAAATGATTTTCGAACAGTAACCTTTGAGTTGAAATAAATGCAATAAATGATAATACAAACATGCATATGGCAACCAATATGATTATAAATCTGAAAATAGACCCGATGTTCAGAATTGATTCTAGGTATCGATAAATAAGTTGAGAAATACTTTTCATTATTGGTCGCTTTTATAGATAACTAAGATATAAAAAAATAGTAAAATTAGAAGAATGATAATGCGTATCAAATCGTTAGTGTGTTCAACTAAATTTTTAACAGAGGAATCAGCTGTAAACTTACGAGTAAAAAAAGAATGGTGTTAATCAGAAAATAAATAAAACATCAGCAAATAAATCATTTACTTCTTCACAAATATTTCATCTTGTGATACAAAACGTCTTTTTAATTCACAAAAACGATGGTGAATTCACCAGTGATTTCACCACCGATCTAAAGTTATTTTTGGATAAATAAAAACTATTAAATACTTTATTAAGCTGATTATCAATGCGTTGAGAAAAATAAGATAATATCAATAACTAACTGAATAACAGTTATATACGCAAAAAAAACTTACTTATAAACTGGGCATTTTGTCCCTCATTTTTAAAATTATAAAGTTTAAACACAAGTATGAACTTAAAAATCTGTCAGAAATGAGCAATTTTTACTATTATCAAATCGTCAAAATATAACTCATTTTTTGATCATTATGCTTCCTAAAAAATTGACAATAATTTCTTGAATTACAGTGGGAAATAATGAAAGTTGTTTCTATTATATTTTGTTCATTTTTATAAAAT encodes the following:
- a CDS encoding ATP-binding protein — protein: MNLKLPQLSTIRIQCNEDIGTAVIYFPDADTDYVYILTAKHCLVGEKFNKTYSKEGILLDQIFNDESLTYHSYVLSDTAVVITSVNNEEDLALIIVPANDIVALTGKRFFSQVIDADDTIQEYTVRGFANFNDQKDDQPFSLKFLENKKHNPNIFTLHHEGSLDTFYQQAMSNVAGLSGSGAYADLFGNLYFVGIIHTYVDGNTFIATKVLAYNNLIDPNKFKLIEELKPETNPEILDSYGKMDKNREIINLRTRETVGSFTVHRDTSLLIRAIKENNLVVIHGKPGVGKSALAKAVVKELKSEGDYTVITLTPENLYCNTLDEAMKSAGYNATIQQIVGSPLSARNVLIWIESFEKLIESEFSGAFNELLQIMKSNSRIILLITVREYLLQRFRIHFYFELPKNNTYLEVNDFNDGEIQLVQDAIPQLKTLLENPKIKHLLHNPYYLDKAVRIIPFLESEQQLDEIKFKKLMWQHIVENGNTARGAVFYEICVKRSREMCLFTDFPGSEDTISQLLRDNIIQQNDIGINPEYSPSHDILEDWALIRFISEQKKLMPDSRTFLESMENNPAIKRAFRLWMEEFYLTEPVKSVSFVHELLQDSLLSQSWKDELLVVSLRSRNAAILLDALKDNLLNNEGRFLKQIMFLLQIGCKRIDPAKQSLDQLLPTGSGWDYIIDFIWDNYATISSFKIDTEYIALIEAWSKQLPDFNPQIIPSCAKSVANFLEDFVHRVQKAFIGAVKYDSVSSVLEPYVKIIFQLTASDPSLVENLIQAAKNPHVGNERWNNIQFLNQIRKCITEGVMADQICRFFPHDVLEIAREDWLNKEEDRRPPYTPIHFRRSDARDFGLSRRFNTEHGFPSAYHTFFYWMFLYHPDKALDFIIIFLNAAFEKNQSVLKSQGEDIEDITVSFHDGTSKSYYGTYDYWSMYRSKRSENRHIASLLMALEAGLLDLIGETTDQQLKGYLQKIIKESNNVAFLGITISVIQAHPELLDENSVCLLGIPIFFWWESSRWMSELYTNEVFNDDEYEKNERTKSNSKVHRRKYYQGLVGFVFDYMFIYRTHNDLLYKEIDKMWEQAPAEEFQWRKFLFDMDARKYQFIPVEYNGKKMLQIQPAYDEEVRKNVTETNDLDTIPAVNVIWAKDAYDNKPIDDHHYEKWREGYDYIQQSKGHFDFMTSKTLMASLGLRDFFTEMDEEQLVWCRKIIMDFAEKNLMGQESMDMYLDVFGKQAALTGLSYNINYGTDEKTILKIKELIFRLLISGLDEQERIALQAGIAHQLVKDDPDFVLNCWYGLLSFIEYKKEMNSIEQRRRDAMWMYGGGNGK
- a CDS encoding MBL fold metallo-hydrolase; the encoded protein is MLQKTHKISFHYYDTGGGDAIHIRFLGEDSNWHNILIDGGYAREYKNAFAQLIKEILAADEIVDYWIISHIDRDHIGSVLGFLQDKTIKDKSKAVKGFIFNSTSEPIQIPREKISVRDGITLREYIKKSYFQTETSINTETNPIEVFGLKMTILSPTPEKQKKAEDLWTEEERTMKIGRKASQSDHAKTIAELKDLPFHQDKDEVNGSSIATLVEFGDITALLLADSHPSDIEDSLSALRYSSTNPIPLSFMQLSHHGSKANTSIELLEMVKTENFVVTGNGIHNQHPDKEALVRLLEYGKKNEIKIKIHYSCDTKELRDLFKIDAKIETCYEFETTYKEIGPENELFLFEEITDNI